From the genome of Taeniopygia guttata chromosome 31, bTaeGut7.mat, whole genome shotgun sequence, one region includes:
- the G6PD gene encoding glucose-6-phosphate 1-dehydrogenase yields MGTRASVREAARARPEREGAMPGSGGGELSRSQVCGMLRQELSRDGAFLQGHPHVLVILGASGDLARKKIYPTIWWLFRDGLLPDATRVVGFARSPLTVELIREQTLPYLKVTPEDEPRLARFLSLQSFVRGQYGDEASFRALDAHLRALPGGDRAHRLFYLALPPSVYTPVTQHLRALCMGQGWNRVIVEKPFGRDLGSSEELSAHLSALFREEQIYRMDHYLGKEMVQSLMVLRFGNRIFGPIWNRDNVACVVLTFKEPFGTEGRGGYFDDFGIIRDVMQNHLLQLLCLVAMEKPASTNPDDVRDEKVKVLKCISPVELQDVVLGQYVGNPEGPPEAQKGYLDDPTVPPGSTTPTFATAVLRVANERWDGVPFVLRCGKALNERKAEVRLQFREVPGDIFAQQCKRNELVVRVQPREAVYAKLNTKKPGMFLRPEESELDLTYGSRYKDVKLPDAYERLLLDVICGNQMHFVRSDELREAWRIFTPLLHQIEQHREPPIPYTYGSRGPPEADELLRRAGFLYEGTYRWVPPPAPDPHP; encoded by the exons ATGGGGACCCGCGCGAGCGTGAGGGAGGCGGCGCGAGCGCGGCCGGAGCGGGAAG GAGCGATGCCGGGCTCGGGCGGGGGGGAGCTGAGCCGCTCGCAGGTGTGCGGGATGCTCCGGCAGGAGCTGAGCCGGGACGGAGCCTTCCTCCAGGGCCACCCGCACGTCCTCGTCATCCTCGGCGCCTCC GGTGACCTGGCCAGGAAGAAGATTTACCCCACGATCTg gtgGCTGTTCCGGGACGGGCTCCTCCCCGATGCCACGCGCGTCGTCGGCTTCGCCCGCTCGCCCCTCACCGTGGAGCTCATCCGGGAGCAGACCCTGCCCTACCTCAAG GTGACCCCCGAGGACGAGCCCCGCCTGGCCCGgttcctgtccctgcagagcttCGTGCGGGGTCAGTACGGGGACGAGGCCTCGTTCCGGGCGCTGGACGCTCACCTGCGGGCGCTGCCCGGGGGCGACCGCGCCCACCGCCTCTTCTACCTGGCCCTGCCCCCCAGCGTGTACACACCTGTGACCCAGCACCTGAGGGCCCTGTGCATGGGACAGGG gtggaACCGCGTGATCGTGGAGAAGCCCTTTGGGCGGGACCTGGGCTCCTCGGAGGAGCTGTCGGCGCACCTGAGCGCGCTGTTCCGCGAGGAGCAGATCTACCGCATGGACCACTACCTGGGCAAGGAGATGGTGCAGAGCCTCATGGTGCTGCG GTTCGGCAACCGCATCTTCGGGCCCATCTGGAACCGCGACAACGTCGCCTGCGTGGTGCTCACCTTCAAGGAGCCCTTCGGCACCGAGGGCCGCGGCGGCTACTTTGACGACTTCGGCATCATCCG GGACGTGATGCAGAACCaccttctgcagctgctctgcctggtggCCATGGAGAAGCCGGCGTCCACCAACCCCGACGATGTCCGTGACGAGAAG GTGAAGGTGCTCAAGTGCATCAGCCCGGTGGAGCTGCAGGACGTGGTGCTGGGCCAGTACGTGGGCAACCCCGAGGGCCCCCCTGAGGCACAGAAGGGCTACCTGGACGACCCCACGGTGCCCCCTGGCTCCACCACGCCCACCTTCGCCACCGCCGTGCTGCGTGTGGCCAACGAGCGCTGGGACG GCGTCCCGTTCGTGCTGCGCTGCGGGAAGGCGCTGAACGAGCGCAAGGCCGAGGTGCGGCTGCAGTTCCGGGAGGTGCCCGGGGACATCTTCGCGCAGCAGTGCAAGCGCAACGAGCTGGTGGTGCGCGTGCAGCCGCGCGAGGCCGTCTACGCCAAACTCAACACCAAGAAACCCGGCATGTTCCTGCGGCCCGAGGAGTCCGAGCTCGACCTCACCTACGGCAGCCGATACAAG GACGTGAAGCTGCCGGACGCGTACGAGCGGCTGCTGCTGGACGTCATCTGCGGGAACCAAATGCACTTCGTGCgcag TGACGAGCTGCGCGAGGCCTGGCGCATCTTCACCCCCCTCCTGCACCAGATCGAGCAGCACCGCGAGCCCCCCATCCCCTACACCTACGGCAG ccGGGGTCCCCCCGAGGCGGACGAGCTCCTGCGGCGGGCGGGGTTCCTGTACGAGGGCACCTACCGCTGGGTGCCCCCCCCCGCGCCCGACCCCCACCCCTGA